The genomic region gctttcaaaagatctaaaggttcattatccaacaataatgatatggtgattgaaaatcaagattcaatagttgatgctaaccctgagacacaggaggagtctactgaccttccggatcaggaagttcagaatgaccCAACAGAACCCATGCACTCTACCAATATACCTCAGAATATTGTGGtgtgcaagaagagaccactttgggttagaaacacgattcaagatgctgaaggatttgttgctcccagaggaacctttagagatagcaagagattccaaaatcacgccaactacatttctgtgatgtgtaatatcattgagtctgaacctcgcaatgtcgaagaagctatgtcccatcatgcttggaaattagccatggatgaagagtatgggtctatcatcaagaatgatgtctgggacattgtacccagacccaaaggtaagtctgttgtttcctctatatggttgtttaaaattaagcataatgctgatggtagtattgaaaatacaaagctaggtttgtagctcgtggtttttctcaaaaggaaggaatagattatgaagaaacttttgctcctgttgctagatatacttctattagatctataatagctattgctgcagccaaaggttgggaactgcatcaaatggacgttaagacaaccttcctcaatggtgttattgaggaggaagtctatattgagcaaccagaaggttatgtaatccataaaagagattctcacgttttcaggttgaagaaagccttatatgggctcaaacaggctctccgggcttggtatgaaagaattgataagtacttactaagcttagggtttcgtaagaatgatgttgatgctaacatttacctaaaggtttataatgatgatatgcttattttggttttgtatgtggatgatttatttctcactggtgaaaataaattaattacaagatgtaagaaagaattagcctcagaatttgatatgaaggatttaagtctaatgcattacttcctaggattagaagtatggcaaaaatccaatgaaatttttcaaagtcaaggaaaatatactattgatattctgAAAATGTTTAGAATGATGGATTATAAACCCAtgcatactcctatggaatctaacttaaagaagttaagtgtttcagcagctaactctgattttgcagatccatctaaGTACAGGCAGctgattggatcattaatgtatctaatcaatacaaggccagatatctgttatgttgTGAATGCCCCcagtcagttcatgagcttgcctaaacttgttcacctggtggctgccaagcacatcctaagatacctATGTGGCACTATTGGTTATGGGTTGAAATATTCACTTAACACTTCAATCTTCTTGGAAGGCTATTTAGATTCacattgggcaggaagtgtcaaggacaagaaaagtacttcgggtatctgcttcaacttgggttctgcagtgatctcttgggcatatAGAAAGCAATCTTCCGTAGCATTgagcactgcagaagctgagtacattgcagcatctgttgcatccaaagaagcagtgtggcttcgcaaactcctcgttggattatttggtcaaacTAGTGGTCCTaacaccattcattgtgataatcaaagctgtataaagatgtcagtaaatcctgtatTCCATGACTGGTCCAAACATGTCGAAACGCactatcacttcattcgggatatggtgcaaagaggcgccattcatctaaagtacattagcacggATGAACAGGTTGCGGACATCCTTACCAAacctttatccagagtgaagttcgaatactttagagacagacttggtattgtggaaaacggaaccctgattgagagggagctccaatctcagtgactctatctgcagcactttgaatcattctttgcttgtgtgcaagaatgaattgtgtccaatctatgcttgtgtgctagatggataattgtaattatgtaaagacccacttgtgtattacactttctatgcttgtgtgctagaaccatcctatgcttgtgtgctaggtggaagatgtaattctatgcttgtgtgctagatccattctatgcttgtgtgctagatggaactctaaaggttcagattatgtattctcttcttccctagttaagagggagtgttatttGTAACTAGGTCAatatatgggttcggattgccttaaggcaacatccgaacccatttaggactgggccctatcctaaagggtaacgtgcccccaagatTAAGCCCAGCCCTATGCTTGCATGCCATCCTAAATACCCCACGCCACAATAACTATATTGGCGCCAAAAGGAAGGAGGCCGACTTGAATCAATAAAGGCTAAGACACATATAAATAAAGATATCTTGCAAAGACAATTCATTCAAGCATTCAGCGAATTAGCTCTGCATGAAAAAGTGCGAATTTACACAAGGAAGGTGTGAACTTGTCTAGACTTATGCGAACTTGCCCAAGAGGACATAGGCAAtttttggtgcagacttgaagagcttagaagtgcagatctgtcatacaaaagggatcagatccgacaaggaagctaagtattgtacttgtgatattaagggagaatatataatctgacctgtgggtctttaatgatgggtttttcctccttggaggttttcccaaggtatttgtgtttgtcttttgtttacttccttcatttctgagtttactgaattatgctttactaaaatgttacaaatctgattaacaaactagggcataattaaaggacataaatctgattactgatctagggcacaaaaatTACAGAATTCATAAAAAAATTGCAGCAGTATTTGTGCACCTTCAACTGATTGCTCAAGAGAAATGTTCAATGGTCAGACATACAGCTGAAAGAGTTTTAACATGCTGTAAACGTATAGTTTTTGTTAAGATGTTTGTGCAAATGTAGAATTCAGCCAACATAAGAGATGACTTGTACAAATCATTTGTCCATAAAGATGTTTTCCTGTTTGCAGTAAGCAACTTAGCAATTGATCAAGGAATTACATAAAAGTGGGCCTGGGGTTAATTTGGTCCGTGGATAAAAAACCCTGCGAGTAAGTTGCCAAGTACTTTCAAATTTTTTGCTGGGCAAGTAAACATAAGTTTAACTCGCGAATCTCTGCAGACGAGTTGCAGAGGAAAAATCACCAAGTTTAAGATGAGAACTCACCAGATTTCACACGATTCTGAGGTATAAAATTGGAACGCAACATGCCAACATGGGCTAGAACATGTTGGGACAAGTCAAAAAGTTGGTTAAAATGCTTACTTCACAAGGATTTTTTCTATAAAAGTTTGAAACCCTGCATTCGCCCCTCCAATAAACCCTGATATTTTACAAGTCTTTGCtgaatttttgacaagtttttacCAAATTTCTGCCGAGTCAAAAATTTTGGGCTCACCAAGTACTCTCCGAGTCTGAGTCTGCAAACTATTATTTGGTCAAAATAAAGGGTTCACCCTTGTTGAAGAAAAGATTCTTTAGGCCTCCGGTGCTTCAAGCTTCTAAAAGGTTCATGTCCTAATGCCAAAATTGTTAAATAATGAAGAGAAGCTCTTAAAATATTAACTTTTAATTGATGCTTCTTATTGTGGAAGAAACTTTTGGGTGGATATCTATATGGATTTTGTACTTTAGCATGCCTAAAAAACACAACAAGATAATGATTATACCCTTTAGTTGTGATAAATTTTACCAGATGGCTCATTTCCCTTCTTTGCAGGGAGACTTCTGATGCAAGTAGAGTAAGTGACTTGATTTTCAAAGGAGACATTCAATTTCATGTGATTCCAACAATAACTGACAGTGATAACAAGCTTCTGAGCCATATTTGGAGTTTATTATTGAAGAAACTCAACGGTCATCTGGAAGCCAGCTTTCCTTATCATCCAAAGACTGATAGGCAAACAGATTGTGGATGCTCTGCTTCAGAAACCTTTGAGAAGCCTAGTTGGAGATCATACAAAACGATGGAATTTCACCCTCCACAAACTGAGAATGCATATGATTCTGGTATGAATGGTACAAAAGAAAAATCTTGTTCACTTTCTAGTGATCGTGAATATTAAGTGTGATGCAAAGGTTTTGTATGACATATGAGAGAGGCACAAACAAGCAAAGAATAATAAAGCAAGAGCCCACAGCAAAGTACCAGGAGAATGTTGAACCTCATAAGTGAGGAAAAACTTTATAAGAAGGTGAATAAGTGATGGTTGACTTACAAAGGGAGAGGATTCCATGGCAACTTAGAGAAAAATGAAGTTGAAGATCATataaattatttaagaaaataaatTGGAACACACATGGTTTTGATTTGCTTGAAGTATATGGCACCTGTCATATTTTCAATGTTTCTGATTTTTGTTTGTACAAATAAAGATGATGAACCTCCTTGTACATTACAAGTCAGGACAAAATGAGACAATTGGGATGATAAGTGACTTCAACAAGATCAAATAATTACAAACTATATTTCCTGAAATGGAAAGGTCTTCTTGCATCCAAAATTAATTAGGAAAATGAAATAGAACTCATGAAATTCAGTCATGATTTCCCCAGCCATTGAACCGGGATGTTCAATTTTTTTCACGATGGGAGAAATGTTGTTCTGGATGTAGACAGTTGTGCATACATTATTGTTACACTTCCAGCCATTTTTCTACTAACAGTaattgttgtttgtaactaggtaaaaatgggttcggattgccttaagacaacatccgaacccatataggactgggtcctatcctaaaggggtaacgtgcccccaagttGAGCCCAGCCCTATACCTCCACGCCACCCTAGATACTCCACGCCACAAtaaataaattggcgccaaaagaGGGAGGCCGACTTGGATTTAATAAAGGCTAAGGACTCATATAAATAAAGGTTAAATTGCAAATGCAAATACAATTCAGTTATCCATGAAATCAGCGAATTAGCTCTGCAAACAAGAGGTGCGAAATCACCAAAGAAGGTTGTGCGAATTTGTCCAAGGATTGGGCGAACTTATTCAAGAGGATATAGGGCATTTTGGTGCAGTCTTGAAGCATGCAaaaagggcagatctgatatataaagatcagattcagaaaagcaagctaagtattgtatttgtgcaataagagtgaatacataatctgacctgtgggtctttaatgctgggtttttcctccttggaggttttcccagggtatttgtgtttgtctcttggttccttgtttcattcttgaatttacttgattatagtttactaaattacaaatctgattaataaactagggcatgattcaatgttacaaatctgattactgatctagggcacgaaTTTAACAGTAATGATTGTTTCTAAAGTGGAGGATTTTTTAACCTTGGAGATTTATTGCGATGTCTTCTATTGTGTTGACCATATGCAAAAAGGCTGTGTGTATTATTTGACTCAAACCAGCGACTTTGGTATGCTTTGAATTGTTCCATTGTTAGAAGAAATTTCAGTAAAAGAAGAAGCAATTCAAATATCATATTTTATCACTCTTTCTAAATACTCCATTTGTTTTTCAGTGTTTAAAAGCCTGAAATTTATTGACTAATAACAGCAATTATATGAGATTTGATTTGTTGCTTCACAAATGAACAGGGACTACATGTTAGTAGTGGCTGAAAAAATATCTTTTTATGTAGAAATTTGTTTGCTTTCCTTGAAACTATGATTGCAGCTTAGCAATTGTTTGGAGGCAATATCAGAGAGAATGTGCTCTGTATAATTTTagttttcatttgatcaaatattaATTCACTCAAACGATGGAGGCCTCTTGACCTGCCTTCCTTGAAGATTATCAAAATCTGTTTCCTTCATTTATGACTGGTCCAGCACAGAAGACCAACTTATAATTGACGATACAAAAAACATGTGATAATATGAAATTCATAGAATACTTACATCTTCCATCTACCAAAACATGCATAACATGCACAAAGCATAGAAAGAATGCCAGCTCCTCTATTTTTATAAATTAAGTGTACAAAATACTTTTATATGTAGTTACAATAAAGCATTATAAAAGCAAAGAATGCAGAATCAGAACACTTCACAAAACATGTGTATATAAAATAAATCATTACTTTTTTAAGAAAGGTTGGAAGCATTGAGAAAAATTTACCTTTCCTTTCTTGCCCTTTGAACTTGCTTTTGCCGATTTATGTTCAGCAGACTGCTTTGCAGAACTTTTAGGATCCCTCTTATCCCCTTCAAGCGTATCTGCCTGCCTATCTCCACTGAAATTAGATACCATTTCCACTTTCTGTTGTTGAGAAGCCTCCTTATCCTCTGACCTTGACTCTACACCGTCTGCAATACCTGTTGTATAATGCTTTGTGCTAGATGCAGCCTGTTTTTTCTTTCGTTTTGCAGTCTTTTTTGATCCTTGTTGCTGAGCAGGCATTGGAGAACCTCCCACATCATTTTCAATTCCATCATCTGCGTCTCTTTGAGCAAAATTTGAACTGCTTGGTTCAAATCCAGCAGGTTTTCTGACCTCAGTTTCTTCAGCATTTGCATTGTAATTGGAATTGCTGTCATGTTTTTCTATCTGTACGGGACTCAAATGCACCTTATTGGATTTCTGTTTGTTCCTATGGGTTTTTAGCATTGCTGCTAGAACACTATCTTCATCATCCATTTGGTTGTTATCCATTTCATGCTCTACGTCACCAGCATTTGTATTTTCGTCCTCGATAAAGCTATGGTAGCTTGACTTATCACTGGCATCACGTAAATCAGCATTATGTTCACTGCCAAAAGAGGGCTGGCGCTCCCCTATGCTAATTTGGTCATCTTCTTCAGAATCCCCTGAATCATGTCTGTCCACCTCTAACTTATCCATTCTGATTCGAAGGTCATCTACTTGTGCCGTGTCACTAAATTCTTTCTCAGCTAGACCGTCAGAGTTAATGTCCAGTCCAAAGGCATCGTCTTCCGCGCTAATCCCAATTTCATCGATCAAATTATCTTCCTGCACAAAAGAATCCCTCAATTCCACAAGCCTATCCTTGTGCTTTTTTGACTGCTCGTGATTCTTCCACTGCTTGTCAGACTTAAATCTCTTACTGCACACAATGCAATATAATTCCTGATTGCCAGAAGCCTTCTTATCATCACCCCAATCCTCTTGATCAGCGTCATTGTCACTCTCAACTATGGTAGTCCACTCCTGCTCTTGATACCTGGCAGCCTTATCCAACCTCTCCTTCTCCAACTGCTTCCGCCGAAGGTTGGCCAGCGCACGCTTCTCATCCTGCTCTTTCTTCCTCTGAACTTGCCTATCAAGAACCCTCTTGTCCCTCTTCTTCACAAACTCGGCAAGCTCGCGCACGGTTTCATTATACTCCCTCTTGGCCTTCTTCCTAAGTTTCTTGTTTTCTTCTTCCATTAGCCTTCTGACCTTGCGGTTTGGGCCTGCAGAAGCCCTGTACTCATCAACCCAAGAGAAGTCCTTGACAGTGCAAAACCCCAGCCAATAATTATAAAAAGCGGATACCTGTGCATAAGGGCTGTCAAGATTTCCCATGAGTGGAGCGTCGGCTACCGCAGGCGCCTCCATTGCATGGGCAAACGCAATCTCTTGCTGGAACAATTTCTCAAACAGTTGGCCATACACCCTAAAGAAACCCTTGCCGCTATCCCCATATCCCGAATAAGCACAAGTACTGAAATAGGGCCAGAGATTGATATCGAAATCGGAGAAGTTTGTATTGGTGGAGGAGTGcgaggaggaagagaaaaggattTGAGATCGATGGTTATCGTACCAGGATCGCTCTCGCGGATCAGACAGCACTTCGTAAGCGCGCTGCAGCTCCTGAAACCTTGCCGTCGCAGCTTCATCTCCCTTGTGCTTGTCCGGGTGGAGTTTTAGCGCCAGTTTCTTGTATGCCGCCCGAATTTCCTCCGAAGAACAGCTGCGCTCTATTCCCAGGATTTCGTACAGACATCTTTGCGGGGCGTCTGTTGCCATCCTTGTTTTAATCGTTGCCTCTGCTCACATGAGGAAGGGAAAGAAGGGCAGGCGCAGAAGAAGCAGCCACCTTAAATATTTGGCTCACAATGCACTCTGCcagaattagaattagaagaatTCTAAGGTACTAAGTTTTCTCAAAACTAGGTAATTGTCTTCAAAGGTTGTTCATTTGACCATCAAAATAGTAatatttaaaaacatatataaaatttataaatagTTTCAAATTAATAGATGTGATTTGTCATTACTATTTCAAAACAAAATTGATATATGAATAGATTTTCAATTTATCATAGTTTCAAATTAATAGATGTGATTTGTCATTACTATTTCAAAACAAAATTGATATACGAATAGATTTTCAATTTATCATCATTATGCATTAGTGCTGtgatataaaaatttatataactATTTTCTTACAAGTCATTATCATAGCAAGAATAGGTAATATATTTAATTGtttcaattgaaaaaaaaacattataatGGTGCTTAGAACTAGATAGCTAATATTACAGTTTGTAATACATATTGCCAATTAAACTTTTGTTATTCCATGTCTTAAAAAAGCTttaaattgagaacataaagaatGGATAGAAAGGGGCATCATTAAGATGGAGTTTTGAAGTGACAATGATACAATAAAGGAACCATTAATAATAAGGCAAATATTAGAGTTGGTAAAGAATATTTGAATATGAAAAAGTGGTCGAAGTTCAAATTTAAGTCAATAAAATATATTTAGAATAGAAGATTACAGATTGGATTAATTGTATCAAAAGTAATCTTTACAATACAAGAAAAGCGTATTGTTTGTTAAACGCATTTAATAATCTTTCAAAGTCCAGAGGGTTGAGCTTAGTTGATTAAAG from Cryptomeria japonica chromosome 3, Sugi_1.0, whole genome shotgun sequence harbors:
- the LOC131078407 gene encoding DNAJ protein JJJ1 homolog, producing the protein MATDAPQRCLYEILGIERSCSSEEIRAAYKKLALKLHPDKHKGDEAATARFQELQRAYEVLSDPRERSWYDNHRSQILFSSSSHSSTNTNFSDFDINLWPYFSTCAYSGYGDSGKGFFRVYGQLFEKLFQQEIAFAHAMEAPAVADAPLMGNLDSPYAQVSAFYNYWLGFCTVKDFSWVDEYRASAGPNRKVRRLMEEENKKLRKKAKREYNETVRELAEFVKKRDKRVLDRQVQRKKEQDEKRALANLRRKQLEKERLDKAARYQEQEWTTIVESDNDADQEDWGDDKKASGNQELYCIVCSKRFKSDKQWKNHEQSKKHKDRLVELRDSFVQEDNLIDEIGISAEDDAFGLDINSDGLAEKEFSDTAQVDDLRIRMDKLEVDRHDSGDSEEDDQISIGERQPSFGSEHNADLRDASDKSSYHSFIEDENTNAGDVEHEMDNNQMDDEDSVLAAMLKTHRNKQKSNKVHLSPVQIEKHDSNSNYNANAEETEVRKPAGFEPSSSNFAQRDADDGIENDVGGSPMPAQQQGSKKTAKRKKKQAASSTKHYTTGIADGVESRSEDKEASQQQKVEMVSNFSGDRQADTLEGDKRDPKSSAKQSAEHKSAKASSKGKKGKAVAKFSGHKCETCGEEFDSRNQVFAHLSETGHSRLKSR